A genomic stretch from Juglans microcarpa x Juglans regia isolate MS1-56 chromosome 3S, Jm3101_v1.0, whole genome shotgun sequence includes:
- the LOC121257125 gene encoding protein BASIC PENTACYSTEINE2-like isoform X1 encodes MGIPIRCFLMIFLMDDDALNMRNWGYYEPSFKGHLGLQLMSTMADRDTKHFLPGRDPNSIMVNTANGNFHPRDCVVSEASVPMNYVRDSWANQRDKFLNMLPANPNYGVLPETSGAHSLQILQPQDPSMDERVVKIEEPLVKSEGGQMKKRQSGGAPKTPRAKKPRKPRDNNNPSVQRVKPVKKNMDVVINGIDMDISGIPIPVCSCTGTPQQCYRWGCGGWQSACCTTNVSMYPLPMSTKRRGARIAGRKMSQGAFKKVLERLAADGYNFSNPIDLRTHWARHGTNKFVTIR; translated from the exons ATGGGAATACCCATTCGATGCTTCCTGATGATCT TTCTCATGGATGATGATGCATTGAACATGCGCAATTGGGGTTACTATGAGCCGTCCTTTAAAGGGCATCTTGGTCTGCAGCTGATGTCAACCATGGCAGACCGTgacacaaaacattttcttcccGGTCGTGACCCCAATAGCATTATGGTTAACACAGCAAATGGAAACTTTCATCCCCGGGATTGTGTTGTTTCTGAAGCTTCTGTCCCCATGAACTATGTGAGAGACAGTTGGGCAAACCAGAGAGACAAGTTTCTCAATATGTTGCCTGCTAATCCTAATTATGGCGTTCTCCCAGAAACTTCTGGAGCTCACTCCTTACAGATTTTACAACCACAGGATCCATCAATGGATGAGAGAGTGGTTAAAATTGAAGAGCCTCTTGTTAAAAGTGAGGGTGGCCAAATGAAGAAAAGGCAGAGTGGAGGTGCCCCAAAAACACCAAGAGCGAAAAAGCCTAGGAAGCCAAGGGATAATAACAATCCTTCGGTTCAGCGTGTGAAGCCAGTGAAAAAGAATATGGATGTTGTTATAAATGGGATTGATATGGACATCTCGGGTATTCCTATTCCGGTTTGCTCATGTACTGGAACTCCCCAACAATGTTATCGTTGGGGCTGTGGTGGTTGGCAGTCGGCTTGTTGTACCACAAATGTGTCTATGTATCCTTTGCCAATGAGTACCAAAAGGCGTGGTGCCAGGATTGCTGGCCGTAAAATGAGCCAGGGCGCATTTAAGAAGGTGTTGGAGAGATTAGCAGCTGAtggttataatttttctaaccCAATTGATCTGAGGACTCACTGGGCAAGACATGGGACCAACAAGTTCGTCACTATCAGGTAG
- the LOC121257125 gene encoding protein BASIC PENTACYSTEINE2-like isoform X2: MDDDALNMRNWGYYEPSFKGHLGLQLMSTMADRDTKHFLPGRDPNSIMVNTANGNFHPRDCVVSEASVPMNYVRDSWANQRDKFLNMLPANPNYGVLPETSGAHSLQILQPQDPSMDERVVKIEEPLVKSEGGQMKKRQSGGAPKTPRAKKPRKPRDNNNPSVQRVKPVKKNMDVVINGIDMDISGIPIPVCSCTGTPQQCYRWGCGGWQSACCTTNVSMYPLPMSTKRRGARIAGRKMSQGAFKKVLERLAADGYNFSNPIDLRTHWARHGTNKFVTIR; the protein is encoded by the coding sequence ATGGATGATGATGCATTGAACATGCGCAATTGGGGTTACTATGAGCCGTCCTTTAAAGGGCATCTTGGTCTGCAGCTGATGTCAACCATGGCAGACCGTgacacaaaacattttcttcccGGTCGTGACCCCAATAGCATTATGGTTAACACAGCAAATGGAAACTTTCATCCCCGGGATTGTGTTGTTTCTGAAGCTTCTGTCCCCATGAACTATGTGAGAGACAGTTGGGCAAACCAGAGAGACAAGTTTCTCAATATGTTGCCTGCTAATCCTAATTATGGCGTTCTCCCAGAAACTTCTGGAGCTCACTCCTTACAGATTTTACAACCACAGGATCCATCAATGGATGAGAGAGTGGTTAAAATTGAAGAGCCTCTTGTTAAAAGTGAGGGTGGCCAAATGAAGAAAAGGCAGAGTGGAGGTGCCCCAAAAACACCAAGAGCGAAAAAGCCTAGGAAGCCAAGGGATAATAACAATCCTTCGGTTCAGCGTGTGAAGCCAGTGAAAAAGAATATGGATGTTGTTATAAATGGGATTGATATGGACATCTCGGGTATTCCTATTCCGGTTTGCTCATGTACTGGAACTCCCCAACAATGTTATCGTTGGGGCTGTGGTGGTTGGCAGTCGGCTTGTTGTACCACAAATGTGTCTATGTATCCTTTGCCAATGAGTACCAAAAGGCGTGGTGCCAGGATTGCTGGCCGTAAAATGAGCCAGGGCGCATTTAAGAAGGTGTTGGAGAGATTAGCAGCTGAtggttataatttttctaaccCAATTGATCTGAGGACTCACTGGGCAAGACATGGGACCAACAAGTTCGTCACTATCAGGTAG